The proteins below come from a single Myxococcales bacterium genomic window:
- the rsmD gene encoding 16S rRNA (guanine(966)-N(2))-methyltransferase RsmD, whose product MRGADHRLRVIGGSLSGRRFRAPGGEVRPTSDRVREALFGRLGSLEGARVLDLYAGSGALGIEAISRGAVEVTFVEREARTLVVLRANLEALGIDPIASVAPGDVPAVVRRLGRAKERFDLVLVDPPYASEEPTRAFEALVGAAVLSPGAMLVLERDKRHPSPQVEGLAAVDERRYGDTVVARFVAGQTE is encoded by the coding sequence GTGCGCGGCGCGGATCATCGTCTCCGGGTGATCGGGGGGAGTTTGTCGGGCCGACGCTTTCGGGCTCCCGGGGGTGAGGTTCGACCGACATCCGATCGGGTACGTGAAGCCCTCTTTGGCCGCCTCGGCAGCCTGGAAGGTGCGCGCGTGCTCGACCTCTACGCGGGGAGTGGTGCGCTTGGGATCGAGGCGATCTCTCGCGGCGCGGTGGAGGTGACCTTTGTGGAGAGGGAAGCTCGGACCTTGGTGGTGTTGCGGGCGAACCTGGAAGCACTTGGAATTGACCCGATCGCGTCGGTCGCTCCCGGAGATGTGCCGGCAGTCGTGCGCCGCCTCGGGCGCGCGAAGGAGCGCTTCGACCTCGTACTGGTCGACCCGCCCTACGCATCCGAAGAGCCGACGCGGGCCTTCGAGGCCCTGGTCGGCGCCGCGGTTCTGTCTCCCGGCGCTATGCTAGTGCTCGAGCGCGACAAACGTCATCCTTCGCCGCAGGTGGAAGGATTGGCTGCAGTCGATGAGCGGCGCTACGGCGACACGGTCGTAGCCCGGTTCGTCGCCGGGCAGACCGAATAG